A single genomic interval of Malania oleifera isolate guangnan ecotype guangnan chromosome 11, ASM2987363v1, whole genome shotgun sequence harbors:
- the LOC131167774 gene encoding BTB/POZ domain and ankyrin repeat-containing protein NOOT2-like — protein sequence MTLEDSLRSLSLDYLNLLINGQAFSDVTFSVEGRLVHAHRCILAARSLFFRKFFGGPDPPGGLDPPAGSRMGSAATVGSGASSRGNSQVIPVNSVGYEVFLLMLQFLYSGQVSIVPQKHEPRPNCGERGCWHTHCTSAVDLALDTLAAARSFGVEQLALLTQKQLASMVEKASIEDVMKVLIASRKQEMHQLWTTCSHLVAKSGLPPEVLAKHLPIDVVAKIEELRLKSSLARRSLMPHHHHHHHDLGAAADLEDQKIRRMRRALDSSDVELVKLMVMGEGLNLDDALALHYAVENCSREVVKALLELGAADVNYPAGPAGKTPLHIAAEMVSPDMVAVLLDHHADPTVRTVDGVTPLDVLRTLTSDFLFKGAVPGLTHIEPNKLRLCLELVQSAALVLSREEGSANAPSSGAIYPPMGDDHSNSSSNMAANLNLDSRLVYLNLGATAPGQMGSRMDGEDDQSRHNSQRESMSRHGGSQAGCDPSLYHHHHEY from the exons ATGACCCTGGAGGACTCCCTAAGATCCCTCTCCCTAGACTACCTCAACCTCCTCATCAACGGCCAAGCCTTCAGCGATGTCACCTTCAGCGTCGAGGGCCGCCTCGTGCATGCCCACCGCTGCATCCTGGCAGCCAGAAGTCTCTTCTTTCGGAAGTTCttcggcggccctgacccgccgggaGGCCTCGACCCCCCAGCAGGCTCCAGGATGGGCTCCGCGGCTACGGTCGGTTCAGGGGCGTCGTCGCGTGGGAATTCACAGGTGATACCTGTGAATTCGGTGGGCTACGAGGTGTTCTTGTTGATGCTGCAGTTCTTGTACAGCGGCCAAGTCTCGATTGTGCCTCAGAAGCACGAGCCCAGGCCCAATTGCGGGGAGAGGGGTTGCTGGCACACGCATTGCACCTCCGCCGTCGATCTCGCCCTCGACACTCTCGCAGCCGCTAGATCATTTGGCGTCGAACAGCTTGCATTGCTCACCCAG AAGCAATTGGCAAGCATGGTCGAGAAGGCCTCAATTGAAGATGTAATGAAAGTTCTTATAGCTTCAAGAAAGCAAGAAATGCACCAGCTTTGGACCACTTGTTCCCACCTAGTGGCGAAATCCGGCCTCCCTCCCGAAGTCCTCGCCAAACACCTCCCCATCGATGTTGTCGCAAAGATCGAAGAGCTTCGCCTCAAGTCCTCCCTCGCCCGCCGCTCCCTAATgccccaccaccaccaccaccaccacgaCCTCGGCGCCGCTGCCGATCTCGAGGACCAGAAAATTCGGCGGATGAGGCGGGCGCTGGACTCGTCCGACGTCGAGCTCGTCAAGCTCATGGTGATGGGGGAAGGCCTAAATCTCGACGACGCATTGGCCTTGCACTACGCCGTCGAGAATTGCAGCCGTGAAGTCGTGAAAGCCCTGCTCGAGCTCGGTGCGGCCGATGTCAACTACCCGGCCGGGCCAGCGGGGAAAACCCCGCTGCACATTGCCGCCGAGATGGTGTCGCCAGACATGGTGGCGGTGCTCCTAGACCACCATGCCGACCCCACGGTTCGAACCGTGGACGGGGTAACTCCCCTCGATGTCCTCCGAACCCTAACTTCGGATTTCCTCTTCAAGGGGGCTGTCCCGGGACTAACTCATATCGAGCCCAACAAGCTAAGACTCTGCCTAGAGCTCGTCCAATCGGCAGCTCTAGTCCTTTCGCGCGAAGAAGGCAGCGCGAATGCTCCTTCTTCGGGCGCCATATACCCGCCAATGGGCGACGATCacagcaacagcagcagcaacaTGGCCGCGAACCTCAACCTCGATTCGAGGTTGGTTTATCTTAATCTCGGCGCGACGGCACCGGGGCAAATGGGGTCAAGAATGGATGGGGAAGATGATCAGAGTAGACACAACAGCCAGAGGGAAAGCATGAGCCGCCATGGAGGGTCTCAAGCTGGCTGCGACCCGTCGTTGTACCATCACCATCATGAGTATTAG